ATGCTTATTAAGCCAAAATATGGTCATTATTTTTCTTTCATTAAATAAACTAGTAGTGGATTTGCTAAGGGAGGTGTTCTTTTTGAGAATACGCTGGAGGTTATGGTTATTCATTTTGTTGCTACTCTTTGCTATAGTCGGTTTAGGTACATTTGGTGTAAAAAACTTTCTGTTTTACAGCCAGGAGACAGAAAAACCTGATCGGATAAAGGTGGTAGAGGGACAACTTACATTCCTGGCTCTACCCCATTACATTGCATTGACCCAGGGTTTTTACCGGGAACAAAACTTAGAAGTAGAAACTGCTGTTACAAACACTCCCCCAGAGGAACAGCTGAACTTAAAGGGACAGGGTGATGTATTCCTGGGCAATCTTTGTCAAACTGTTTTTACCCGCCCACTGGGAACTGGGGCAGATCTCGTAGCCTTCGGGGCATTAGCCCAAAAAGAAGGGGCCTTTCTATTATCCCGAAAGGATGACCAGAAGTTTTCCTGGGAGAATGTTAAAAAGAAAATCATTTTAGGAGATGCACCAGATACACAGTCTAATATTATTTTAGAAGAAGCTCTAAGACAAAATAATTTAGCATTACAGCATCATGTTATTATTGTGCAAAACCTGCCATCTAATCTAAAAGAGGGTGCCTTTCAGGCCGGTGTGGCCCATTATCTACAAATGCCCCAGCCCTTTGCCTATCAAATTCAAGAGAACCAACTTGGAAAAATTGCTATTTTTTTAGGAGATGCTGTTGCTCCCATCCCTTCGTTGGTTATTCTGGCACCGGAATCATACCTGAAGCAACACAGCAAGGAGTGTCAAAAGCTTGTTAATGGGCTTTGCAAGGGACTTTTATGGCTGGACTATCACAAACCAGAGGAAGCAACCAGAGTAGTGGCTTCTTACTTCCCGGAGTTGGATAAAAAAACCCTTACAGCAATTATTAAACAGTACAAAGAATTAGGTATGTGGGGTAAAAACCCGTTGATTGCAGAGGAACATTATGAACATCTAAAGGCCTATGTAAGCCGTGCCGGCGAACTAACCAACCCTGTGAAATTCAGTGATGGAGTCAATAACAAGCTGGCCAAAAAGGCTGCCAAGACAGTAAAATATATTCCCCCGGAACAGCAGAAAGAAAAGACCTGGTGGGAAAAGGTAAAGAGCCTGGATTTTAAGTGAGTTTCCGTCATAATAGGATGGCCGTGGGGAAAAATATATAATAGCCATCAGCCATGAGCCTTAAATCATACCTGCACAAAAAAGCCTATGGCTCATGGCTGATGGTCTAAATCAAAAAGCTACAGACTGATGGCTGAAAGTTAACACGGCTGACAGCTTATAAGGAGGTATTTTCGTGCGCGTTGCCATCATCGGGGCAGGTATCTCTGGACTGGCCTGTGCCCATGAGTTGGAGCATAATGGCATATACCCAGATATATTTGAAGAACGCTCCCGTTCCGGGGAGCTTTTTTCCCATGTGGCCGGTATTCTACAATTGATGAATCGTCCGGTCCGAAACCCATTGAAATGGATAAAAAAAGAATACCATATTAATTTTGAACCCCTGGCTACCTGGAAAAAGATTACCATGAATTCAGCAAATGTAACTCGAACTGTTACATCAACGAATTTTGGTTATTTTCTAGAGCGGGGCCAAGGCGAGCGTTCATTAGAAACTCAGCTATCAAATAGTATAAAAAGCAGAATTAACTTCAATCATCGTGCGAATTACTCCGAACTGGCCCAGGAATACGATTATGTAGTAGTGGCCACAGGTCACAAGGAAGCGGGCGCTACCTTGGGTATTCTAGAAGATATCTTTACCACAATGGTGCGTGGTGCTGAGGTACTGGGTGAATTTGACACCGAAGAATTAATTATGTGGGTGAATACCGACTATGCTCTAGGGGCTTATGCTTATTTAACACCTTTTAGCAATAACAGGGCCAGTTTGGTTCTAATCCATGCCAATGCCAGCCGGGAAGAAATGGAGCGTCACTGGGTAACGTTTTTAAAAAAAGAGAAACTTGATTATCAAATTACAGAGAACTTTTTACTCTCCCATACGGCTTGTTATGCCTACCCGCATCAGGTGGGAAATATTCTTTTGGTGGGTACGGCCGGTGGCTTCATGGAGTCCTTTCTTGGTTTTGGGACCCTTTCCTCCCTGCGCAGCGGTGTATTGGCTGGCAGGGCCATCGCCCGAAACCAATCTTTTAACAAAGCTGTCTATCATCTAAACCAGGAAATGAAACGATCGGTTCGACTGAGAGAAATTATAAATACCATGGATAATAAGGACTATGATCGCTTAATTGCAGCCGGCACTTTACCCTTAGTAAAAAATTTAATCTATAATACAAATTTCCCCATCTTAAAATACACCGCAGATATTTTAGAACTAGTGCGGGCCTCGGTGGATTGGCAAAAAAAAAGTATCCTGCCGGCCCGTAAACCTACTAAACGATAATTAGTAGATGTCGGAAACGCGGTTGGCATCATCAGAGGCTGGTATTCTGCAACCAATGAACCGTCTCCCACCTTTACCAAATGCAGAAAATGAAAGGGGAAAAAGAGATAAACAACCGGTAATTACACCTCACGGTTGTTTCTTGCGATTTCTTAGAATAACCCCGCAGTCTTGCTATCAGGTAAAGCAGCGACGGTATGCCAAGGCTAAGGACACCGTTACGTCTCCTTTCAGCGGGGCCAAATAGCCCTTATAAAAAAATGACATATGTTTACCAGCATTATTTTAAAAAAGAAAAACCGCTACTCAATAGCGGTTAGATTGATCCCATCTTTATGTATAAATTCATCCAGTACCTTTAATAGTTTCTCTTTGCCTCGGCCGGTTTCTGCAGAAAAAGAAATTAATTGGTGTTCTTTTGACAAGGGCAAAGATTTCTTAATAACTGCCTGTTGTTTAGCCCATTGGTTGTTAGACAATTTATCTACTTTAGTAGCCACCACCACCGTGGGTACATGATAATACTGCAACCACTCATACATTTGTTTGTCCTGGGCAGTGGGTGTATGACGGCTATCAATCAGAAGCACCACACCCTTTAGACACTCCCGCTCCTTCAGATAACCCTCAATCATTTTTCCCCACTTAATCCGTACATCAGTTGGTACTTTGGCATAACCATAGCCTGGCAAATCTACCATAAGGAATTGATCATTGTTAATGTTGAAAAAGTTTATCAGTTGAGTTCTGCCTGGGGTACTACTGGTTTTAGCCAGACCCTTCCGGTTTACCACTTTGTTAATTAAGGACGACTTGCCAACATTAGAACGTCCCACAAAGGCCACCTCGGGTAAATTCCCCGGGGGATACCCCCCGGGGTTAACTGCACTTGTTACAAATTCTGCGGCTACTATTTTCACGACGGTAACTGGGTTCCTCCTTGCTGCTGAACCTCCTGGGAATCCACCGCCGAAAAGTGCGGATTATCCATTACTGCTGCTTCTGGTTCTAAAACTGTGGTCGTGTCTACCACTTCTTTTTCCAGCAGGGCAATGGCCAACACCTGATCGATGTGATCCACCAGCTTAAATTCTAGCTGCTTTTTAATGTTGACTGGGATATCCTCCAAGTCTTTTTTGTTATCGTTGGGCAGAATGATCAATTTAATACCTGCCCGGTGGGCTGCCATGACCTTCTCTTTAATTCCACCTACGGGCAAGACGCGACCACGCAGGGTAATTTCACCGGTCATAGCAATATCATGTCGCACCTTACGTCCCGTAAGCACCGAAGCCATCGCTGTAGCCATTGTTATACCGGCAGAGGGACCGTCCTTGGGAATAGCCCCTTCGGGGATATGAATATGCAAATCCCACTTCTCAAACATTTCCTGATCAATACCAAGTTCCTGGGCACGGCTGCGAATAAAGCTATAGCCAGCCTGGGCAGATTCTTTCATGACATCGCCCAGTTTACCTGTAAGGGTCATACGACCGGTTCC
This genomic interval from Desulforamulus reducens MI-1 contains the following:
- the yihA gene encoding ribosome biogenesis GTP-binding protein YihA/YsxC, which codes for MKIVAAEFVTSAVNPGGYPPGNLPEVAFVGRSNVGKSSLINKVVNRKGLAKTSSTPGRTQLINFFNINNDQFLMVDLPGYGYAKVPTDVRIKWGKMIEGYLKERECLKGVVLLIDSRHTPTAQDKQMYEWLQYYHVPTVVVATKVDKLSNNQWAKQQAVIKKSLPLSKEHQLISFSAETGRGKEKLLKVLDEFIHKDGINLTAIE
- a CDS encoding ABC transporter substrate-binding protein is translated as MFFLRIRWRLWLFILLLLFAIVGLGTFGVKNFLFYSQETEKPDRIKVVEGQLTFLALPHYIALTQGFYREQNLEVETAVTNTPPEEQLNLKGQGDVFLGNLCQTVFTRPLGTGADLVAFGALAQKEGAFLLSRKDDQKFSWENVKKKIILGDAPDTQSNIILEEALRQNNLALQHHVIIVQNLPSNLKEGAFQAGVAHYLQMPQPFAYQIQENQLGKIAIFLGDAVAPIPSLVILAPESYLKQHSKECQKLVNGLCKGLLWLDYHKPEEATRVVASYFPELDKKTLTAIIKQYKELGMWGKNPLIAEEHYEHLKAYVSRAGELTNPVKFSDGVNNKLAKKAAKTVKYIPPEQQKEKTWWEKVKSLDFK
- a CDS encoding NAD(P)/FAD-dependent oxidoreductase, producing the protein MRVAIIGAGISGLACAHELEHNGIYPDIFEERSRSGELFSHVAGILQLMNRPVRNPLKWIKKEYHINFEPLATWKKITMNSANVTRTVTSTNFGYFLERGQGERSLETQLSNSIKSRINFNHRANYSELAQEYDYVVVATGHKEAGATLGILEDIFTTMVRGAEVLGEFDTEELIMWVNTDYALGAYAYLTPFSNNRASLVLIHANASREEMERHWVTFLKKEKLDYQITENFLLSHTACYAYPHQVGNILLVGTAGGFMESFLGFGTLSSLRSGVLAGRAIARNQSFNKAVYHLNQEMKRSVRLREIINTMDNKDYDRLIAAGTLPLVKNLIYNTNFPILKYTADILELVRASVDWQKKSILPARKPTKR